From the genome of Toxoplasma gondii ME49 chromosome XII, whole genome shotgun sequence:
TCCATATGAACAGGGCTATTCCACTATTTCTACTACAGTAACTCACCAGAGCTCGTGCCACCAATCGTTTCAGCCGATGCCGAATTATTAAACGTATCATCAGCACGACTTGACAACTCCACATGACCGTCGTCATCGCTACTGCCGTCGGTGTCCAAAGCATACGAAACTCCTGAGTTGGCACACAGGATACTTCAAAGACGCTTTCAATCCAACTGTTCCTTGGTCCGAGTACTTTTCTAGATGTGTATTTGCACACTGCAATCGTACCAGGCACTCGGGAAAACAAATTAGAACCGTGCCATGCTCAGAAGGCCCATCCAGTCGCGTCACTCTATGGTACTGATATTTCATGCCTGAATATGTCTACCTCGTCCACACCGGCCGTGACCGCCGCATCATCTGAACCACACAAATGCCAGAACTATCAATGTTATTGGCGCCAGTGACTCAATAGTCCACCAAACGTGAGTCCATTTGCTAACCAACGACTCACTGCCAGGCTACTCACCCTGAAAAATTGACATTTCCGCCCCGCCTTGCCGAATCATTGAGACTGAGACAGTGACAGAAACGTTACAGAAAGCGCCGATGAATAGCCAAAACGGTGGCTGCTTGCTCGTCAGCGTATACACACTCAAAAACATGTTTACCAGAGCAAGCGGAACTTGAGGAACTGACTTCACTTTCTGTGAGGAACTGACTTCACTTTCTGTCCGGGGCCACGGCGAATGTACACGCACAGTGAGGCTACAGAAGGGGAACAATTCTGACATGGTAATCAAATATCTCTGAATTCAGTGAACGTAACAAAATTGCTGTCGACAGCTGAAGCATCTTCGTCACCGTGAACCGCTTGTCCTCTCCTAATTCGAAGATTAGCTTACAGACATCCTCCTGCATTAGAGTGCTGCGCCCGCTTCGGTACGAATCAGCCAAGGACGCGAAACGGCGGAGGGCCAGAACCTAACCAAATACACACAAGGGATCCATATAACATCGGCATCCAGCCCTATAGCAAATTATTCACAATATCATGAACAGCAGTTCGTGGGACGGCTGCTGCCGCTCCTCCCAGTGGGAACTGAGCACGAGAAGCTTAACGTAAAGCATGCTTTGTACGCACGGCCCGGGTGCTCAGGCAAGCATGATACCCGTCCTGTACTGCTACGTCCACAACCAGAACAGACAACAGTGTGTCGCTTCATGAgtccttcgctgcctcgaAAGTCCCGCAGGATAGGTGGAGACTCCAAGTCATTTGTCGAAATCTCTCAGTGAAGGGGCAGGCCGGTTCAACAGGGCTTACCATGGCGAGGTTCATCGTGCGGGCTGCGACAGCTGTAACCTGTGCACATATAGTCCCAATTTTGCTGCAAGCCAGCAACTAGGTTGTTTCTGATTCGGATGACAAAACAAACGCCTTCTGGATAAACATGTGCAGTCCAGGGTCAGGTTCGGTTCATTTCACGTCTCTCGATAATTACATCAGTGACCCTGTTCCTCTGACAACCTTTCCGGCATGGGCCACACGCCGTCTTGAAAGCTATGCCGCCGAGGTAGCAAGCGGCACCGACGTCAACCGGGAGCGCTTTGAATAATCTTTGTGGTCAGCGCATGCCTCGTGAGAATCTCATTTGCACCCAACTGTCTTACTGTACCAGGTGTGGCTTGCAGCCAACGTTATGCGTCACAGCTTCCACACACCTCCACCAGTAATCCATTAAGCGTGGTGATGATGAAACGTGAGGCCCAGGGAAGACTACTACCAACACGCTCTGAACTGCGATAAGACATTTGCATCGCGAACACTCGCGATAAAAGTGGAAAATGGACGCGATGTCTCTCACTCGGGCAAGCGTCGGGTCAAGTTTGACAATCTTGTTGACTCGGGCCTGTGGGAATAAGTCGCCGGCGTCCGGAAGACACCTTCTGCACGACACATTTGAAAACACAAGAATGTTTCTGCGTAGCAAAAGAGCCCTGCCCCGTGCGACTCTCGATCTCGGACACAAGGGTTCTACTGAAGTTGCTCGCCGCCAGCCTCAAACTTTGGAGCCCCGTGTGTTCAGTAGGATCTTGGAATatgcttttccccttttctccaAATCTACCGAGCATCAACATTAAGAACACATCCATGAGGGCTCACCACGCATTCATGGCAACTTCGGGAGACAACCGATTGCCAAGCTGTGAGAAAGAAAGATATACTTCAGAAGCGACACGGAGTATCACAACTGTGTGGTATCCTCCTCCGCTGACCTGCCCACTGCTTAACGGTCATTCCGATGGAGTATCCGATTCAACCAGCACGCAGGGCAACGGCTTCTAATTCTGCAGGAGGGCTCACTTGTGACCTCCAGAAACCGTCGGatgcttcgtctctctttcttgcgCCTCCTTGTCGTGCCATAAAGCCTGAATGCCAGTCGCATTACCGGTAGGGTATGTTCCCAAAGAAAAACATTCCTGAGACTGCCTAAAACAGCAGACAGCGTCGCTGATGCTGAAATATTTTTGCTGCAGTGTGAAATAGCAAGTATatcagagagaaaagcaccAAAACAGGCAGTATGCTGAGCGCTCGCTGATGTATAGCGCAATTTGTCTACACCAGCGAGCGAATAACGGTTAGAGTGTGGATTTCCTCGTTAAACGAGGCAGCATAAGATACAGTTCAGGCAAAATAGCTCTGATCACGTCACTAGCTTCTTCACCTCCTGTTGGTActcctgctttttctctcgcgcttcttcatAGTAGGCCTACAAAGAAGGGTGGACACAGGCTAGCCATGCAAGTTGCGAAAGTTGAAAAACCGCTGCCATGTTTTCTCGGACGAACTGTTCTCACCCGGCTCCAAGGAGGCTGCCGCTGGCggcgaagacacacacatatgaTTTATTTGCGCAAAAGGAGATTTGGATATGCACGCATACGTACACATTGGAACCTGGTCTGTGGAGCCGGAAACACGTCCCATTACATTCTTAGGCGAACCGATCTGCTTCAAACAGCACACCAGGCCGAGATACAGCGTTTTCCCCACCAAATTGAAATTACGTCGCCCTTCAACAGGTGGCGTTCGTGCCTAGTTAGCTTCCTCAGACACCACAGCCTGTTCCCATACCTCGCAGTACCTACTTGAATTGTTGATGGATTATCATTGGGATATTCAAAGCATCATGGCGGTGCATTTCGTGTGATCGATATTGCAGACTTTTATCCCTACTGGAGGCACGTGTGACGTCTTGCAAATTGAAGCCTTACTACACAGGCCCCGAGAGCCTTACCGATCCCCCTCATGCATCTGTTTTGTGTGGAATCATGGTAATAGTTAACCGGAAACCACGAGGCAACATACCTTATGCTAGGCATCTGCTTGTGGACAGGCATGAACATTGGTCCATCTCGATCCTCATATTCAAAGATAATTCTACATGAAAAATTTTAGAAGCACCGGACAGCCCAAGCTACGTATCTCACAAACAGCTTGTATTACGGAACACGCCCTTGATCCTTTTGAGAGATTCTAGAGATCCAAGGAACTGCCATCCACCGACAGTGTGTGTACGCTTTGTTCCTCAGACTCAAGAATCTTCCCTGTTTATCATCTTCCTCACCTCGCGCTCTGCTGATGAGAtgtttctccacttctcacTAAGAGCTTTTTGGACCTCTCCGAGAGGAATCTGGACACGAAAGCAAAGTTCAGTAGAGCGACGATTCAGACTGGCTGAAGAAAAATTTCATACCTGGAGGCACGGTGAGTCTGACATCCACTCCCATTCTTCTGTCGACCACTGACGCCATGAAATAAACCGTCGCCTGTTAAAAGACAGGCCGCCCTTTGATAGACAGTCTTAGTTCTGAAACGCAGTGAGCACGACTGAAGAATCCTTCCCCATTCGGACTCAGGAACTCAAGGTCACAGTGCGATTGCTCCCTGGAAATGACAGACACGATCTCAAGCGCCACCAGTTCCTTGGCACCGACCAACTACAGACGAAAAAACCAGAGTTATTCTATCAGTCCATGTACGAACGGTATCCTGCGGGCACACGATGGCGTTTCTCCAGCAGAGTTGTACCGGTTCTGCAATCCAGACTTTTCATCACCATTGACTCTGTGGCTTACCCGCTCCCTCCCGCTCTCATTAGCAAGCTGCTGGCGGATGGTCGCCTGCTCTTTTTTTGCGAAAAGGAAATAAGCCGACGGTGCCGCGCGAGACCTCTTGGCAGAATATCTGAGACATcccacatatatatatatatatatatatacgagGGGAAACGGTATCATCTGAAGCAAGGAGGGCAGTCGTTGCTGTGACGCTGGTTTTGAGTGTTAGCGTATGTTTGCAGCAACCCTGCGTATTTCGTGCAGACATTGCTTTGAGTCATGATGACGAACAAACCGCGAAAACGAATGCAGTCCTGACAACAGAAGTGCCTCTCGGCGTCTGAGCAAGAATGTGCTACGCTGCAGAAGCTCTCGCTGATCAGAGGTACTCTGTAAATTTCTACCAAAAAAGGCGAGTGAAAGGTATGCGCTACGTCTGAGTGGTGAGCATCGCTGTTCGCCAGACAGGCAAAGACTGACGTTTCCTCGGAAGCCATTGTGACTGCGTTTTGCCTTGCCTCCCGTGGTTGATTCGGGGCACTCCCCGAGACGAAATGGTCGACGCAGCTGCAAAAAGGCAAGCGACTTCCAGGTCATGCTTGGACTGCGGGGTCGGGAGCGATGGTAATGACTCCCGAAATCAATGGGGAGTTGAAAGTGAGCAtgggaaaagaaacgcgggTCGACGACAACTGCCTCGTCCGCCTAGTATGCCGGCCATCAGGTCCCGGCAGTCTAGAGACTGGAGGCCACAGAAAAATGGAGGCATTCACCTGAACTGACCACACAGATGGAAAACCCTTATCCGTGTATTGTCCAGTGTGGATCTAGAATGACACGGTGGTGGTGCCTCCACGTGGTGTTGCCTCTGTTCTGACCCGTTGCTGGTCCGTACCGGGTATGGAGCGACAAGACCCCCTGCACGGGCACACACCAGCGAAGTGGACGGCGGCGCTTAACTACCAACAGAAATTGGAGTTTTCAGCCTCTGTAGAATGAGTGCGCCGGTACCATAGCGCCTCAGTAATGCAGAGGTACGGACAGTTGTTAAGATTACGAACCGGTACCCTCCAGCGCGCATGAGACCGGGGAGACACGCTGAAATTTGGGAAGCAAGTACTCTCCGCCCCAAAATAACAGAAGTCGAAATGCCCAAAATGGCATTTTTTGTCCACCCCGGAAAAGCagacagatacagatagacGAAGATCGTCCACTAAAGTGCACTGCTCAGGATTTTGACCAAGCTGGAGGGTAGCCTACTTTGAAGAAGGCGGTACAATTCGCAAAGGCGCAACAGCTTCCGTGTGGTCTTTACATCTATGGTTGTGGCCGGTTTCCTACAGGCAAAAAGTAAGTAGTTGTCCAGTTAGTGCCACAAAAAGCCTATGTTAGGACGATGCTGTCTTTCAGTGAGGTATGTGAGCGGAACCTCTGTGCATGGAGTACTCTTTCTCTAGAGACATACGTTGTATCTGAGTACCGTGGCAGTGCGGTGCGGCGTGCTCCAGTATGGTACTCCTTATTCGACGTACTGCAACCTCCGCATCGATACATCCACATTCCTGCCACCTTCAGGCGGAGTTTCACCGAATGACACCCGTTTGACCTTCCCTATATGAAACCCTTCTTTAAAAGCATTTTTGGGGTCTAAATAGTCGTCCGTTGTTCTTTGCGGGCATGCCCAACAAGAAAGCTGTAGATTGAGGCAAGCCACGCGTTGCTTCTGCAGAGCTGCGTGCGGGAAGATCCCGTGCTGGAATTACCTTACCCACTCGGAGTGGCTGTGACGCTTGCGGTTAAGCTGATGGCACCGGTGGAAGGGAGTGGGGGAATGCGGTGACGTAGAACCTCCTAACTTAATCCTCTCGCCACTTCCTCCCTTTCAAGTTTTTCCTTCAAGCGAAGTGATTCCCTTCTAAAACTAGGTAATACACAGCATTTCTGTCCACGCAGAGTAATTCGGTTTCCACGCTAGGCGTGCCGTAGACGGGACCGCGTGTTCGTTGAGCCGCGGACAACGAGAGAGCGACCGCTGCCGTGTTGAAAACCTCCAGgtgagagacgagacgaaaagaggtTCCCCCTTTTTTTTATGTATCAGAAGTGTCAAATATACAAGTATTGCGGCTCGCTAACAGCGGTGACATCGCGGCAGATAGGTTACGGCTGACATGAGAACCGATGACTGCAAGTCCGACTTGTGAGCAACAGGAGGCCGGCGCGGCTCAACCCATGCGCGTTGACAGTCGAATGGCCCTCTGTTTTTCAAGGCACACTTTTAAAGGAACGCCTAAATTCTGTGTCGTGGTCCTCGATCAGATCAGTACAGCAGCTTTCCGCTTGTTGTGTCAGCTGTGTCTTTTATCTTTCAGCGCCATGCGCTCTTGTCGTGGTGTCCAGCTTCTCCAGTTTTGCACAGCCAAAATGTCAAGCGCGGATTTAGGCACCAGAAGCGCACGAGTTTTCGTGGGCTCATCTTTGATATGCAGTCAAGATGTCATCAATTTCAGCGGATAGAAGGGCTTGTCACTGCGAATTGGAGTTCTGCAGCCGTGTTTTTGGAATGCGTTGTCTCGAGTTGGTTTCCGGTGCCCAGCTAAAGCCAACCCAATTACCACTTCACTAAGTAGTTTACCAGCAACTGAGTCTCTCCCATTTGGAAAAGTGACTTGA
Proteins encoded in this window:
- a CDS encoding HMG (high mobility group) box domain-containing protein (encoded by transcript TGME49_217500), whose product is MWMYRCGGCSTSNKEYHTGARRTALPRYSDTTCVDHFVSGSAPNQPREARQNAVTMASEETYSAKRSRAAPSAYFLFAKKEQATIRQQLANESGRERIPLGEVQKALSEKWRNISSAEREAYYEEAREKKQEYQQEALWHDKEAQERETKHPTVSGGHKRCLPDAGDLFPQARVNKIVKLDPTLARVTAVAARTMNLAMVLALRRFASLADSYRSGRSTLMQEDVFSMIRQGGAEMSIFQGVSYALDTDGSSDDDGHVELSSRADDTFNNSASAETIGGTSSDHPTWNKKRNKPPTLNGDSAYRLEHARATRPNIGKSVVPMKGRKKPSGSKGMQCADISSFFSCTR